Proteins encoded by one window of Misgurnus anguillicaudatus chromosome 4, ASM2758022v2, whole genome shotgun sequence:
- the rgs7b gene encoding regulator of G-protein signaling 7 isoform X2: protein MQKNLNIEDQVEALHLGTLMAAHGYFFPISDHVLTLKDDGTFYRFQTPYFWPSNCWEPENTDYAVYLCKRTMQNKARLELADYEAESLARLQRAFARKWEFIFMQAEAQAKVDKKRDKIERKILDSQERAFWDVHRPVPGCVNTTEADIKKSSRMKQPHKTRKSVYGLQNDIRSHSPTHTAAPEIKEPTEEELRNQIQYWQVQLDRHRLKMSKVAESLLSFSEQYIEYDPIFTSPEPSNPWISDDTTLWELEASKEPGQQRVKRWAFGFDEVLNDPLGREQFLKFLESEFSSENLRFWLAVQELKKRANREVPTRVQEIWDEFLATGAPSAINVDSKSYEKTTQNVKDPGRYAFEDAQEHIYKLMKSDSYSRFIRSNVYQELLQAKKKKSKNLF from the exons TGGAGGCTCTTCATCTAGGGACTCTGATGGCAGCACACGGTTATTTCTTCCCAATATCAGATCACGTTCTTACACTCAAGGATGATGGAACCTTCTACCGTTTTCAG ACTCCATACTTCTGGCCATCAAACTGCTGGGAACCAGAGAACACAGATTATG ctgTGTATCTGTGTAAACGAACAATGCAAAATAAGGCTCGTCTGGAATTGGCTGATTATGAAGCG GAGAGTTTGGCACGATTACAGAGAGCTTTTGCACGAAAATGGGAGTTTATATTTATGCAAGCAGAAGCACAAGCAAA AGTGGACAAGAAACGAGACAAAATCGAGCGGAAGATTCTGGACAGTCAAGAAAGAGCGTTCTGGGATGTTCACAGACCCGTG CCTGGTTGTGTAAATACAACAGAAGCAGACATAAAGAAATCTTCCCGCATGAAACAACCTCACAAAACACGGAAG tcAGTATATGGTCTTCAGAATGACATTCGCAGTCACAGCCCAACTCACACTGCAGCACCTGAAATTAAAGAACCCACAGAAGAAGAACTGCGcaaccag ATACAGTATTGGCAGGTGCAGTTAGACAGACATCGGTTAAAAATGTCCAAAGTTGCAGAAAG ttTGTTAAGTTTTTCAGAACAGTATATTGAATATGACCCGATTTTCACATCACCAGAACCTTCAAACCCCTGGATCTCTGATGACACCACATTGTGGGAACTTGAGgctag TAAAGAACCCGGACAGCAGAGGGTAAAGCGCTGGGCTTTTGGGTTTGATGAAGTATTGAACGATCCGCTCGGGAGGGAACAGTTCTTGAAGTTTCTTGAATCTGAGTTCAGTTCAGAGAATCTGAG GTTTTGGTTGGCTGTTCAGGAACTAAAGAAGCGGGCGAATCGTGAGGTGCCCACGAGGGTGCAGGAGATTTGGGATGAGTTTCTTGCGACCGGAGCTCCGAGCGCGATCAACGTGGACTCCAAGAGTTATGAAAAAACCACACAGAATGTTAAAGATCCTGGTCGCTACGCTTTTGAAGACGCTCAG GAGCACATCTATAAACTCATGAAGAGTGATTCATACAGTCGATTCATCAGATCTAATGTTTATCAAGAACTTCTGCAAGCTAAGAAAAAG AAAAGCAAGAATCTTTTCTAG